The Ziziphus jujuba cultivar Dongzao chromosome 7, ASM3175591v1 genome includes a region encoding these proteins:
- the LOC107424700 gene encoding uncharacterized protein LOC107424700 isoform X2, which translates to MAKWWRSGAHGLKTVVENPGLQSWAWPPRLLSRATLYHTIQAIPRECCGSGVSVKDRAQGRIPAVVFSQSLLDKNPSNRSASKKHLVTTERKQIQAILKSVQLPFFCSTTFPLQIRAGSGSSVLLESGNVLPIKIHRDEETGKILNLVFVWAEDGSELKVDVPVVFKGEDKCPGLKKGGYLNRIRTSLRYLCPAEHIPPKIEVDVSSLDIGDRIYMHDVQVHPSLKLLSKNENMPMCKIVTTKLESPESAGV; encoded by the exons atggCGAAGTGGTGGCGCTCCGGTGCCCACGGCCTCAAAACGGTGGTGGAAAACCCTGGTTTGCAGTCATGGGCTTGGCCACCACGGCTGTTGTCCCGAGCCACTTTGTACCACACGATCCAAGCCATCCCAAGAGAGTGCTGTGGAAGCGGAGTATCTGTAAAAGACAGAGCCCAGGGGAGAATCCCTGCCGTAGTGTTCAGCCAAAGCCTCCTGGACAAAAACCCCAGCAACCGATCAGCGTCGAAGAAGCATTTGGTAACCACGGAGAGGAAGCAGATTCAAGCCATTCTCAAGTCCGTACAGCTGCCGTTCTTCTGCTCCACCACATTCCCTCTGCAGATCCGAGCTGGGTCTGGGTCCTCGGTCCTGCTTGAATCCGGGAACGTCCTTCCCATTAAG aTTCATAGGGATGAAGAGACTGGGAAGatattgaatttggtgtttgtttgGGCTGAAGATGGGTCAGAGTTGAAGGTTGATGTGCCCGTTGTTTTTAAAGGAGAAGATAAGTGTCCTGGTCTTAAGAAAG GTGGTTATCTAAACAGAATTAGAACTAGTCTAAGATACCTTTGCCCAGCCGAGCACATTCCCCCCAAAATTGAGGTCGATGTGAGCAGCCTAGATATTGGGGATCGAATTTACATGCATGATGTCCAGGTTCATCCATCTTTGAAGCTTTTGAGTAAGAATGAAAACATGCCCATGTGTAAGATAGTGACCACAAAGTTGGAGAGCCCAGAGTCAGCTGGAGTTTAG
- the LOC107424700 gene encoding uncharacterized protein LOC107424700 isoform X1, with the protein MAKWWRSGAHGLKTVVENPGLQSWAWPPRLLSRATLYHTIQAIPRECCGSGVSVKDRAQGRIPAVVFSQSLLDKNPSNRSASKKHLVTTERKQIQAILKSVQLPFFCSTTFPLQIRAGSGSSVLLESGNVLPIKIHRDEETGKILNLVFVWAEDGSELKVDVPVVFKGEDKCPGLKKVNIFIAKTGGYLNRIRTSLRYLCPAEHIPPKIEVDVSSLDIGDRIYMHDVQVHPSLKLLSKNENMPMCKIVTTKLESPESAGV; encoded by the exons atggCGAAGTGGTGGCGCTCCGGTGCCCACGGCCTCAAAACGGTGGTGGAAAACCCTGGTTTGCAGTCATGGGCTTGGCCACCACGGCTGTTGTCCCGAGCCACTTTGTACCACACGATCCAAGCCATCCCAAGAGAGTGCTGTGGAAGCGGAGTATCTGTAAAAGACAGAGCCCAGGGGAGAATCCCTGCCGTAGTGTTCAGCCAAAGCCTCCTGGACAAAAACCCCAGCAACCGATCAGCGTCGAAGAAGCATTTGGTAACCACGGAGAGGAAGCAGATTCAAGCCATTCTCAAGTCCGTACAGCTGCCGTTCTTCTGCTCCACCACATTCCCTCTGCAGATCCGAGCTGGGTCTGGGTCCTCGGTCCTGCTTGAATCCGGGAACGTCCTTCCCATTAAG aTTCATAGGGATGAAGAGACTGGGAAGatattgaatttggtgtttgtttgGGCTGAAGATGGGTCAGAGTTGAAGGTTGATGTGCCCGTTGTTTTTAAAGGAGAAGATAAGTGTCCTGGTCTTAAGAAAG TCAACATTTTCATTGCAAAAACAGGTGGTTATCTAAACAGAATTAGAACTAGTCTAAGATACCTTTGCCCAGCCGAGCACATTCCCCCCAAAATTGAGGTCGATGTGAGCAGCCTAGATATTGGGGATCGAATTTACATGCATGATGTCCAGGTTCATCCATCTTTGAAGCTTTTGAGTAAGAATGAAAACATGCCCATGTGTAAGATAGTGACCACAAAGTTGGAGAGCCCAGAGTCAGCTGGAGTTTAG